A segment of the Sphingomonas kaistensis genome:
GGCCTGGCGCTGGTGACGCTGATCGGCGTCGGGATCCGCCTGCTGGTGATGATGACCATCCAGCAGCGCCGCGAGCGGATGAACCGCCAGATCAACGAACGACTGCGGACGTTGATCGCCGCTTACCGGACATTGGGCGGCTCGTTCACCGGCGATCTTGCGGTCGATCCGTCGCATCTGCGCGACCTGCGTCAGCCGGCGATCGATGCCGATGGCGATGGCACGCCCGATCGCGCAGTCGACCTGTCGCCCGAGGCCCTGGGATCGGATCGGTCACGTCGGATCCGTGATGCGGTCGAGGCGTCGCTGGCCGATATCCTTCTGCTGGGCACGGACGAGCACGTCCGGCTGGCCGAGCGCGCCGCGAGCGAACTGGTGGCGGGGCGCAAGGTGCATACCCATGAGCTGGTGGTGGCGCTGCGCGATTATGTCCGTGAGGCGCTTCAGCTCGATCCCATCCCGAGCGACGTCGCGGCATCGATTCCCTTCCAGGGGCCGACGCGGCCGGCCAGCAGCGGCGGCAAGGGTCGGGGCGGCGGTGACGGCGAGCGCGGCGGTGGCGGCGGCCGTGGTGGCGGCGGCATGGGCATGGGCGGCGGCATGGCCGTTGGCGGCATCGGTCTCGGGGTCGGCGCCGGCGCGGCGGTTGAGAGCGGGAGCGACGAGCGCCCTTCCGGCTGACCCTTTCTCTTGGACGTTTCCGTCGGCTAGGCTTGGCAAATGGGCAGGACAGGGCGGCTTTCACGCGTCAACAACATCGCCGATCTCAGGATGCTGGCGCGGCGGCGGCTGCCGCGGCCGATCTTCGATTATATCGATGGCGGTGCCGACGACGAGGTGAGCCTCGCGCGGAACAGCTCGGCGTTCGCGGATTATGAGATCGTGCCCGATGTCCTGACCGACGTGTCGCGGATCGAGACCGGCGCGACCCTGTTCGGCGAGGCGGTGGACTGGCCGCTGATGCTGGCGCCGACCGGCCTGACTCGGATGTTCCATGACGGTGCCGAACTCGCGGTCGCGCGGGCGGCGGCGCGGCATGGCCTGCTCTACAGCCTGTCGACGCTCGGCACGACGCGGCTGGAGGATCTCGCCGCGGCGTTCGGAGGGCCGAAGGTCTTCCAGATCTACATCTTCAAGGATCGCGGGCTGACCGCCGAGTTCGTCGCGCGGTGCAAGGCGGCGGGTTTTCATGGCCTCGCGCTGACGGTCGACACGCCGGTCGCGGGCAACCGGGAACGGGACCGGGTCAACGGCCTCTCGCTGCCACCACGGCTGACGCTCAAGTCATTCTTGAGCTTTGCCGCGCATCCGGGCTGGTCCTTGCCCGCGCTGCGCGGGTCGAAATTCGACTTTGCCAACGTCAGCCACAAGGTGGACGCGCTGGCGGGCGGGCCGATGAGCCTGTTCGATTATATCGGCGGGCAGTTTGATCGCAGCCTCACCTGGAAGGACGTCGAGTGGCTGGCGGCGGAGTGGGGCGGCCCGCTAGCGATCAAGGGGCTGATGACGCCCGAGGACGCCAGGCGCGCGATCGCGTCGGGGGCGAGCGGGGTAATGGTGTCGAACCATGGCGGGCGCCAGCTCGATGGAGCACCGGCGCCGGTCGACCAAGTCGCCGCGGTGCGCGATGCATTGGGCGACGGGCCGGATGTCATCTGCGACGGCGGGATCCGGCGCGGGTCGGACGTGGTCAAGGCGCTGGCGCTGGGCGCGACGGCCTGCTCGGTCGGTCGGCCTTACCTCTATGGGTTGGCCGCCGGCGGCGAGGCCGGGGTCGACCGCGCGCTGACCCTGCTGCGCGAGGAGTTCGAGCGGACGCTGGCGCTGGCCGGGGTCAACGATATCGCCCGGCTCGAGCGCCGCCACGTGCGGCCGCTGCTTAGTAGACCCGCGCCTTGGGCTTGATGTAGCCGATCTCGTCGGTGAGCGTGTAGTCGTGAACCGGGCGGTAGTCGATCTTGACCCCGCCGCCGGTGCCGCCCCAGCCATCGAACCAGGCGATGGTGTGCTTCATCCAACCCGCGTCGTCGCGGTCGGGGAAGTCCTCGTGCATGTGCGCGCCGCGGCTTTCCT
Coding sequences within it:
- a CDS encoding alpha-hydroxy acid oxidase, whose protein sequence is MGRTGRLSRVNNIADLRMLARRRLPRPIFDYIDGGADDEVSLARNSSAFADYEIVPDVLTDVSRIETGATLFGEAVDWPLMLAPTGLTRMFHDGAELAVARAAARHGLLYSLSTLGTTRLEDLAAAFGGPKVFQIYIFKDRGLTAEFVARCKAAGFHGLALTVDTPVAGNRERDRVNGLSLPPRLTLKSFLSFAAHPGWSLPALRGSKFDFANVSHKVDALAGGPMSLFDYIGGQFDRSLTWKDVEWLAAEWGGPLAIKGLMTPEDARRAIASGASGVMVSNHGGRQLDGAPAPVDQVAAVRDALGDGPDVICDGGIRRGSDVVKALALGATACSVGRPYLYGLAAGGEAGVDRALTLLREEFERTLALAGVNDIARLERRHVRPLLSRPAPWA